One region of Rubinisphaera margarita genomic DNA includes:
- a CDS encoding type II secretion system protein: MHPVHHPMRTNHHCGHRGFTLIELLVSISIVAILAGLLLTGIQASRRAVATAQCAQEIRTLETDLAKFQSEFGSYPPSSLLLYEAASDWNTVLNDSSHADYREAVRSRNALLKLWPDFTPVDSHINDDGDMTDRLVLDGAECLMFFLGGLTNASQANVPIGFSANPTNPFARGGTVRRGPYHEFALDRIIDRDGDGIMEYLDTLSGQSRPVVYFSSYEGRGYRPDDMALTGANIYLEAANVPWKRDTFQLISPGADGEYGTGGLYSTKGSSNLSVEDTDNITNFSGGTLR; the protein is encoded by the coding sequence ATGCATCCAGTTCATCACCCGATGCGCACAAATCATCATTGCGGTCATCGCGGCTTTACGTTGATCGAACTGCTGGTCTCAATCAGCATCGTCGCCATTCTCGCGGGACTGCTGTTGACCGGCATCCAGGCCTCTCGTCGAGCCGTGGCCACCGCTCAGTGTGCTCAGGAAATTCGGACGCTTGAAACGGATCTGGCGAAGTTTCAGTCGGAGTTCGGTTCCTATCCGCCGAGCAGTCTGCTGCTGTACGAGGCCGCATCCGACTGGAACACGGTTCTGAATGATTCCAGTCATGCGGACTATCGAGAAGCGGTGCGATCGCGGAATGCTCTTCTCAAGCTGTGGCCCGATTTCACACCGGTTGATTCTCACATTAACGACGACGGCGACATGACCGATCGTCTGGTTCTCGACGGAGCCGAGTGCCTGATGTTTTTCCTCGGCGGTTTGACCAACGCCTCCCAGGCGAACGTACCGATCGGTTTCTCGGCCAATCCGACGAATCCGTTTGCCCGGGGTGGTACCGTTCGTCGTGGTCCTTATCACGAATTCGCGCTTGATCGAATCATCGATCGTGATGGGGATGGAATCATGGAATATCTGGACACCCTGTCGGGCCAGTCCCGGCCGGTCGTCTATTTCAGCTCGTATGAGGGACGTGGTTATCGCCCTGATGACATGGCTCTCACCGGGGCCAACATCTATCTGGAAGCTGCGAATGTTCCCTGGAAGCGGGATACGTTTCAGCTGATCTCGCCGGGTGCGGATGGAGAGTATGGAACCGGCGGACTTTATTCGACCAAAGGCAGCTCGAACCTGAGCGTGGAAGATACCGACAACATTACGAATTTTTCCGGCGGCACGCTTCGGTAA
- a CDS encoding type II secretion system protein: MMRNVHNTNSNGRRGFTMVELLVVIGIIVGLVAITVPTLIGVMSSAREKQTLTLITLVNNTLKQQQVEFASAMEASPPRRTQDVCLGSIDVGLEVAALLERKRLFRQAFPQRFGDLDGADGTAFGGGQLGTYIASKITSGEVNLGVSTQDPDTESAELLYLIVTQGSSFASSTVDAGEIPPKMIQDTDKDGLLELVDSWEEPLRFYRWPTRLVRPMFPPSATALGGSNPADSQRSLLPKVRPQYWKLVSGAELDNATLGRDPDDPKAAFYRYLQQLGGGRNGMLAAEFNATSGTPDFCTFHTPETYTNFLIISGGPDLALGLFEPHDVANYGHLAQPQGESPDVDAADLYNHGLSDNLTNLKVDQ; this comes from the coding sequence ATGATGCGGAATGTTCACAACACGAACTCGAACGGCCGCCGCGGTTTCACCATGGTGGAACTGCTGGTGGTCATCGGCATCATCGTCGGGCTGGTCGCCATTACGGTGCCAACGCTCATCGGCGTAATGTCGAGTGCGCGGGAGAAGCAGACGTTGACGTTGATCACCCTGGTCAACAACACCTTGAAACAGCAGCAGGTCGAGTTCGCCTCAGCGATGGAGGCAAGTCCTCCGCGGCGAACACAGGATGTCTGTCTCGGCTCGATCGATGTCGGACTGGAAGTGGCGGCTCTGCTGGAACGGAAGCGATTGTTCCGTCAGGCTTTCCCGCAACGATTCGGTGATCTCGATGGAGCGGATGGGACCGCCTTCGGTGGAGGACAGTTGGGGACCTATATCGCGTCCAAAATTACGAGTGGAGAAGTCAACCTGGGTGTAAGCACTCAAGACCCCGATACTGAGAGTGCTGAACTCCTTTACCTGATCGTGACACAGGGCTCGTCATTTGCCTCGAGTACGGTCGACGCCGGTGAGATTCCGCCGAAGATGATTCAGGACACTGACAAAGATGGGCTCCTGGAACTGGTCGATTCCTGGGAAGAGCCGTTGCGGTTCTATCGCTGGCCAACCCGGCTGGTGCGACCGATGTTTCCGCCGAGTGCGACGGCTCTTGGTGGCTCCAACCCTGCCGATTCTCAAAGGTCGCTGCTGCCGAAAGTTCGGCCTCAGTATTGGAAACTCGTTTCCGGCGCGGAACTCGACAATGCCACGCTTGGTCGCGACCCGGATGACCCCAAGGCTGCCTTCTACCGATACCTTCAGCAACTCGGAGGCGGTCGGAACGGCATGCTCGCCGCGGAGTTTAACGCCACCTCGGGTACTCCGGATTTTTGCACGTTCCATACACCGGAAACCTATACGAACTTCCTGATTATCTCGGGCGGACCGGACCTGGCTCTCGGACTTTTCGAACCTCACGACGTGGCCAACTACGGGCATCTGGCGCAACCCCAGGGGGAATCTCCAGATGTTGATGCGGCTGACCTTTATAACCACGGCCTGTCCGACAATCTGACGAACCTGAAAGTCGATCAATAA
- a CDS encoding pilus assembly FimT family protein encodes MHITSRQSERRGGFTLVELLVAVSIFVLLTALTVGSFNLNLGNERISAASRQMQGFLEGARSRAFKLQRPVGVRFMLDPNFPGEVNTMMLVSSVVDPGGDLYQRGYLRFLDLENDGDPSIVSDSDKAIQFVRRGSAMSWLEMRQLDMLRAGMRIRIPAETGSWYSISSRNFLDSSIENGTVMQLNEVPLDVAGWVPRGTVIGAGTPVSFEIDLTSVMVPLAGEEPQVLATGTCVDLRSSKLPSNWNINRWQANQTYAVGDWVAGVIDNGASTIIRVYRAEAGGLSGGTQPIWKNAQNVNDTIVDNGVTWRCYATPQLDVIFTPQGTVYGRVAAEGLLHFTLAETRDTRAVFENDPTASGGTTVGLQAWDVRDHSGDGEPDHIGSYRVVTVFTSSGAVNVSPIDQTDANSDGIADNLFEFAIRGSVAR; translated from the coding sequence ATGCACATCACATCTCGACAATCTGAACGACGGGGCGGCTTCACTCTGGTGGAGTTGCTGGTCGCCGTGTCTATCTTCGTGCTGCTGACCGCGCTGACCGTCGGCTCGTTCAATCTGAACCTGGGGAACGAGCGGATCTCAGCGGCTTCGCGGCAGATGCAGGGCTTCCTCGAAGGGGCCCGCTCACGAGCCTTCAAGCTGCAGCGACCGGTTGGTGTCCGCTTCATGCTCGATCCGAACTTTCCCGGCGAAGTCAACACCATGATGCTCGTCTCCTCGGTTGTCGACCCGGGGGGAGATCTCTATCAGCGCGGATACCTGCGGTTTCTCGATCTGGAGAACGATGGGGATCCCAGCATCGTCTCGGACAGCGACAAAGCGATCCAGTTCGTTCGACGGGGGAGTGCCATGTCCTGGCTGGAGATGCGACAGCTCGACATGTTGCGAGCCGGAATGCGGATCCGGATCCCTGCGGAAACCGGCTCCTGGTATTCGATTTCGTCCCGAAACTTTCTCGATTCCAGCATTGAGAACGGGACGGTCATGCAGCTCAACGAAGTGCCGCTGGATGTCGCGGGATGGGTTCCTCGGGGCACCGTTATCGGAGCCGGGACGCCAGTCTCCTTCGAGATCGATCTGACCTCCGTCATGGTGCCTCTGGCCGGTGAGGAACCGCAGGTGCTGGCGACCGGAACCTGTGTCGATCTGCGGAGCAGTAAGCTGCCGAGTAACTGGAATATCAACCGCTGGCAGGCCAACCAAACCTATGCGGTCGGCGACTGGGTCGCCGGAGTGATTGATAACGGGGCGTCCACCATCATCCGGGTTTACCGGGCCGAAGCCGGCGGCCTCTCCGGCGGAACGCAACCGATCTGGAAGAACGCGCAGAATGTCAATGATACGATCGTCGACAACGGCGTGACTTGGCGGTGTTACGCGACGCCTCAACTCGACGTCATTTTCACGCCGCAGGGAACGGTCTACGGACGGGTGGCGGCCGAAGGGTTGCTGCATTTTACTCTGGCGGAAACTCGAGATACACGAGCCGTTTTCGAGAACGATCCCACAGCCAGCGGCGGCACAACGGTTGGACTGCAGGCCTGGGACGTGCGGGACCATAGTGGCGATGGAGAGCCCGATCACATCGGTTCCTATCGCGTGGTCACGGTCTTTACCTCAAGTGGCGCGGTCAACGTCAGCCCGATCGATCAGACGGATGCGAACAGCGACGGCATCGCCGACAACCTGTTCGAGTTCGCCATCCGCGGCTCGGTGGCGAGGTGA
- a CDS encoding type IV pilus modification PilV family protein, which translates to MKNIRQTQSDRQVDGVHFRGATLVEILMSLMIMGVGLVSVASLFPIAMLRSIQATQLTNAALLNYQCEDYIRAFPEITRDHYDNNGTPANLADDRTVPNLEYTPNSKAWGRVGVDATDTNDDYPAPSGNGQDDWLDYLGLASPKVVTVIDPVGILLSPVGDTSSFGTDFFGLHPAGAEPLFQNDRKNGGFNLSNSTASNLALQMFSSNDSWTRTLVAAEVVKTSGTQLTLNDIDSTDIAVVQDTINSGVNVRAIVFDENLRQSHVSPVTSAGGNSIVLTKALPTNGLFDYISEVVIEIFEPRYSCMITVRRQLMSLGPAGTPGADLTDDDNLDGDDDDTTNADDFREVGWPGTDDRIRSLGANVVVFFRRDFTPISEQVYEAGNLRKGLLTGQSNVAPPQITIRWSSSIADSKPRLKEGAYVFDPSNGYWYQIRSVVIDERASQQPRNSTNDREAVILLDKPPQASGQFLMVPEGVVEVFDYPGF; encoded by the coding sequence ATGAAAAATATCAGGCAGACACAATCAGATCGACAGGTCGACGGAGTCCACTTCCGTGGTGCGACGCTGGTGGAGATCCTCATGTCGCTGATGATCATGGGGGTCGGACTGGTGTCCGTGGCGTCGCTGTTTCCAATTGCCATGCTGCGGTCGATTCAGGCCACACAGCTGACCAATGCGGCTCTGCTCAATTATCAGTGTGAGGACTACATCCGCGCCTTCCCGGAAATTACCCGCGACCACTACGACAACAACGGCACGCCCGCCAACCTGGCGGACGACCGAACGGTTCCGAATCTCGAATACACGCCGAACTCGAAGGCATGGGGCCGAGTCGGGGTCGATGCAACCGATACCAATGACGATTACCCAGCTCCCTCAGGCAACGGACAGGATGACTGGCTCGACTATCTCGGGCTGGCTTCCCCGAAGGTCGTCACCGTCATCGACCCGGTCGGCATTCTGCTCAGTCCGGTAGGCGACACGTCTTCGTTCGGCACGGATTTCTTCGGACTCCACCCGGCCGGGGCCGAGCCGCTCTTTCAGAATGATCGAAAGAACGGCGGGTTCAATCTGTCCAATTCCACTGCCAGTAACCTGGCTCTGCAGATGTTCTCTTCGAACGACAGCTGGACCCGTACGCTGGTCGCCGCCGAAGTGGTGAAAACCAGCGGCACTCAACTGACACTGAACGACATCGACTCCACCGATATCGCCGTGGTTCAGGATACGATCAACTCCGGAGTCAACGTGCGGGCGATCGTATTCGATGAGAACCTGCGGCAGTCGCATGTCAGTCCTGTGACCAGTGCAGGCGGTAACTCCATCGTTCTCACGAAGGCTCTCCCCACCAATGGCCTGTTCGATTACATCTCCGAGGTGGTGATCGAGATCTTCGAGCCGCGATACAGCTGTATGATTACCGTGCGGCGTCAACTGATGTCGCTCGGGCCAGCCGGAACGCCGGGAGCCGACCTGACCGACGATGACAACCTCGACGGCGACGACGACGACACGACCAATGCCGACGATTTTCGTGAAGTCGGCTGGCCGGGGACCGATGACCGGATTCGCAGCCTCGGCGCGAATGTTGTCGTCTTCTTCCGTCGCGACTTCACACCGATCTCTGAACAGGTTTATGAAGCCGGCAACCTGCGGAAGGGGCTGTTGACTGGACAGTCGAACGTCGCTCCTCCGCAGATCACGATCCGCTGGTCGAGTTCCATTGCCGATTCCAAACCGCGGCTGAAGGAAGGGGCGTATGTTTTCGATCCCTCCAATGGCTACTGGTATCAGATTCGATCGGTCGTGATCGACGAACGGGCGTCCCAGCAACCCCGGAACAGCACCAACGACCGGGAAGCAGTCATTCTGCTCGACAAGCCTCCCCAGGCGAGTGGTCAGTTCCTGATGGTTCCAGAAGGAGTCGTCGAAGTCTTTGATTATCCGGGCTTCTAG
- a CDS encoding PulJ/GspJ family protein: protein MSYNISRNSHRQQVGASPSRRAAFTLTEMLVAVGLLMVIMVIFAQIFSLAVTAMTRQKGLANNNQQARTVFAVLDADLKRMSYRSVTGDGGVKPLAPGLQYNGEGSADEQQGYIYYSENDPDNDTDDVLQFTVDTSVTGAYPGAQRYAGQAPLPLFGRALSLSSSTGVRDQPDWDDGTPGDNVGSSQQAEIVYFLRHGTLYRRVLLLRNNKVGTPPNMARFDQGNQTALAQPGAWQSTTISGTTYEIPRDLMRDFTGNFYTSYDYSAHFGTSPYNAVVSSIIPTPPSSTLASGPLAVFHGSLNHASTNNFPLGVPHFRFGFNNDTSNGTAAIRGRPREFITGPGGSAFIGRFTHEETSHGLFQYPHSTAGNVFARTDYDVDTFRGTGRVPRFVGGSRRGGDILLTSVHSMDIEIWDSTAFGGVGGFVDIGDASAASDFQSNQKRNPGGSGYGVINGTAVIQNNIFDTWHSVPDITSLGVNAIGTGSAQFVPYVNYPSGVTAPTNYSAVYPGRINIQRWSSGMSISDGTRVFPATAPPYGDAIMWEAEIDSMVPQPITYTGSPINEPTWGSTVELVDGSVLDPNEPDIRWRAIDNRRPIKAIRISLRLIDPQSRQLRQVTMVHSFNEDRD, encoded by the coding sequence ATGTCATACAACATTTCCAGAAACAGTCATCGACAGCAGGTCGGAGCGTCGCCTTCGCGGCGTGCGGCCTTCACGCTGACCGAAATGCTGGTCGCGGTCGGTCTGCTGATGGTCATCATGGTCATCTTCGCGCAGATCTTCTCGCTGGCTGTCACGGCAATGACCCGGCAGAAGGGCCTGGCCAACAACAACCAGCAGGCCCGTACGGTCTTCGCCGTGCTCGATGCCGATCTGAAGCGGATGTCCTATCGCAGTGTCACCGGCGACGGGGGAGTCAAGCCGCTCGCCCCTGGTCTGCAGTACAACGGAGAAGGCTCGGCTGACGAACAGCAGGGTTACATCTACTACTCAGAGAACGATCCGGATAACGATACCGACGACGTCCTGCAGTTCACGGTCGATACCTCGGTCACGGGCGCCTATCCGGGGGCTCAGCGGTACGCCGGACAAGCCCCTCTGCCGCTGTTCGGCCGAGCCCTGTCTCTGTCGTCGTCAACCGGCGTACGCGATCAGCCCGACTGGGATGACGGCACTCCGGGCGACAATGTGGGTTCCTCGCAACAGGCCGAGATCGTTTACTTTCTGCGGCACGGTACGCTGTATCGCCGAGTCCTCCTGCTGCGAAACAACAAAGTCGGAACGCCGCCGAACATGGCGCGATTCGATCAGGGAAACCAGACCGCTCTGGCGCAACCGGGAGCCTGGCAGTCAACGACCATCTCCGGAACCACTTACGAGATCCCGCGCGATTTGATGCGGGACTTCACCGGGAACTTCTACACGTCGTACGACTACTCGGCTCACTTCGGAACGTCTCCGTATAACGCCGTCGTCAGTTCGATCATCCCGACGCCACCGTCCTCGACGCTGGCTTCAGGGCCGCTCGCGGTTTTTCACGGCAGTTTGAATCACGCGTCGACCAACAACTTTCCACTGGGCGTGCCTCACTTCCGTTTCGGATTCAATAACGACACCAGCAACGGAACGGCTGCCATTCGCGGTCGGCCTCGCGAGTTCATTACCGGACCGGGCGGCAGCGCCTTTATTGGCCGGTTCACTCATGAAGAGACTTCCCATGGACTGTTCCAGTATCCCCACTCGACAGCCGGGAACGTCTTCGCCCGTACGGACTACGATGTGGATACGTTTCGTGGGACCGGTCGTGTTCCCCGATTCGTGGGAGGTTCCCGCCGAGGTGGCGACATTCTCCTGACCAGTGTCCACAGCATGGATATCGAAATCTGGGATTCGACCGCATTCGGGGGAGTCGGAGGATTTGTTGATATCGGCGACGCCAGTGCCGCTTCCGATTTTCAAAGTAATCAGAAGCGGAACCCTGGCGGAAGCGGATACGGAGTCATCAACGGCACCGCCGTCATTCAGAACAACATCTTCGATACCTGGCATTCCGTGCCGGATATTACGTCACTTGGTGTCAATGCGATTGGGACGGGCAGTGCTCAGTTCGTGCCGTATGTCAACTATCCGAGCGGTGTAACGGCGCCGACAAACTACAGCGCAGTCTATCCGGGACGAATCAACATTCAGCGTTGGAGCAGCGGAATGTCGATCAGTGATGGCACAAGAGTCTTCCCTGCGACGGCGCCACCGTATGGCGATGCGATCATGTGGGAAGCCGAGATCGATTCCATGGTTCCTCAACCAATCACTTACACAGGCAGCCCGATCAACGAGCCAACCTGGGGCTCCACTGTGGAACTGGTTGACGGAAGCGTATTAGATCCAAACGAACCAGATATCAGATGGCGTGCAATCGACAACCGACGCCCAATCAAAGCGATTCGTATCTCGTTGCGGCTGATTGATCCGCAGAGCCGGCAGTTGCGGCAGGTGACGATGGTGCATTCATTTAACGAAGACCGGGACTGA
- a CDS encoding DUF1559 family PulG-like putative transporter: MKIQNTVRVANSRRRGFTLIELLVVISIIATLAALILPGIQGARSSARNLQCVNNIRNIGTAAMNFASQNGGRLPRLSGDTTYTDTTVTPNVTYQYGWPVALLSVLDNAALQRLLLEDFNTGTQTHGTLFATQIAVFSCPDDDTAFQIDGQISYVANAGYAAEGNGNGQWGISENHAILAAGTGHDFNNINWRDNYTIGSDESKRISQSTGVFWRDTGSDRSIVTLDYVSNNDGQTQTLMLSENTDAGEWSRPFVQDIGFALQVPVDGSGLPGAVPGSATQNDRGFGRGDDAGSSNPERALAMIEDYGLASFSAGDSKISADRPSGSQAWRPSSNHVGGNVNVFYCDGHAGSLNASMDQGVYARLMTPAGTKYGQNVLRDTNF, translated from the coding sequence ATGAAGATTCAAAACACAGTCCGCGTCGCCAACTCGCGTCGTCGCGGATTCACCCTTATCGAGCTGCTGGTGGTGATCTCTATCATCGCCACGCTGGCAGCCCTCATTCTGCCAGGTATTCAGGGCGCCCGGTCCTCTGCTCGAAACCTGCAGTGTGTTAACAACATTCGCAACATCGGCACGGCGGCGATGAACTTCGCCTCCCAGAACGGCGGCCGTCTGCCGCGTCTGTCGGGGGATACGACCTATACCGATACGACGGTGACTCCGAATGTCACGTATCAGTATGGCTGGCCGGTTGCCCTGTTGTCCGTCTTGGACAACGCCGCTCTCCAACGCCTGCTGCTCGAAGACTTCAACACGGGGACGCAGACTCACGGGACTTTGTTCGCAACACAGATCGCTGTTTTCAGCTGCCCGGATGACGATACGGCCTTCCAGATCGATGGTCAGATCAGCTACGTCGCGAATGCTGGCTATGCGGCTGAAGGAAACGGAAATGGACAATGGGGAATAAGTGAGAATCATGCCATTCTGGCCGCAGGCACTGGTCATGATTTTAACAACATTAACTGGCGTGATAATTACACGATCGGCAGCGATGAATCGAAGCGGATCAGCCAGTCGACCGGTGTTTTCTGGCGGGATACCGGGAGTGATCGATCCATCGTAACATTGGACTATGTTTCCAATAACGATGGTCAGACTCAAACTCTGATGCTTTCTGAGAATACCGACGCTGGAGAATGGTCTCGTCCGTTCGTGCAGGACATTGGTTTCGCTCTGCAGGTCCCAGTTGACGGATCGGGACTTCCAGGAGCCGTGCCAGGCAGTGCGACTCAGAACGACCGAGGCTTTGGCCGCGGGGATGACGCGGGATCTTCCAATCCGGAACGGGCACTGGCAATGATCGAAGATTACGGCCTGGCCTCTTTCTCGGCTGGAGACTCTAAGATTAGTGCCGATCGTCCGAGTGGATCACAGGCTTGGCGTCCCTCTTCGAATCACGTTGGTGGCAACGTCAACGTTTTCTACTGTGACGGTCATGCCGGCTCGCTGAATGCGTCGATGGACCAGGGCGTCTATGCTCGTCTGATGACTCCGGCCGGAACCAAATACGGTCAGAATGTTCTGCGAGACACCAACTTCTAA
- a CDS encoding DUF58 domain-containing protein produces MNAFADPTALAQFGRLDVVARLVVEGYMMGQHKSPFKGSSVEFVEHRQYYPGDEIRHIDWRAYGKTGRYYVKEYEDETNLRCYLMLDASGSMGYGQSTLSKYAYARQMTAVLAFLLLRQRDAVGLCIFDNKLRQLIEPSTHAMQFPRLIKTLEESETGGETSLGKVFSDIIPRLKRRSLVVLLSDLYDEVEPLQAAIKRFRHYHHEVIVVQTVAPEEEEFPFSRPTQFRNLEQAGQRMLVDPHRLRRHYLEQYEAFMKRVEQMCTRSGVDLLKVTTRDSFVHTLGRYLAFRSRGR; encoded by the coding sequence ATGAATGCGTTCGCGGATCCGACCGCCCTGGCTCAGTTCGGGCGGCTCGATGTCGTCGCGCGGCTGGTGGTCGAGGGCTACATGATGGGGCAGCATAAAAGCCCCTTCAAAGGGAGCAGTGTCGAATTCGTGGAGCATCGCCAGTACTACCCGGGCGATGAGATCCGCCACATCGACTGGCGAGCGTACGGCAAGACCGGCCGGTACTACGTCAAGGAGTACGAAGATGAAACCAATCTCCGCTGTTATCTCATGCTCGATGCGTCCGGAAGCATGGGATACGGACAGTCGACCCTCTCCAAGTACGCTTACGCACGGCAGATGACAGCCGTGCTTGCGTTTCTTCTGCTCAGGCAGCGGGACGCCGTCGGGCTCTGTATCTTTGACAACAAGCTGCGGCAGTTGATTGAACCTTCGACGCACGCCATGCAGTTTCCCCGCCTGATCAAGACGCTGGAAGAATCGGAGACGGGGGGAGAGACCAGCCTGGGAAAAGTCTTCTCGGACATCATTCCCCGGCTCAAGCGACGCAGTCTCGTGGTCCTTCTGAGCGACCTGTACGATGAGGTCGAGCCGCTCCAGGCGGCCATCAAGCGGTTCCGCCACTATCATCACGAAGTGATCGTCGTGCAGACCGTGGCGCCTGAAGAAGAAGAGTTTCCGTTCAGCCGGCCGACCCAGTTCCGCAATCTGGAGCAGGCGGGGCAGCGAATGCTCGTGGATCCTCATCGGTTGCGGCGGCACTATCTGGAGCAATACGAAGCCTTTATGAAACGGGTCGAGCAAATGTGTACCCGTTCCGGCGTCGATCTGCTGAAAGTGACGACCCGGGATTCCTTTGTGCACACGCTTGGCCGCTATCTGGCCTTCCGGTCCCGCGGTCGCTGA
- a CDS encoding D-alanine--D-alanine ligase family protein, giving the protein MDVIVLAGGSSAEREISLKSGAAASAALRSRGHTVTVWDPAEVDLTNTAIAPHQLVFIALHGTFGEDGQLQRLLEQRKIRYTGSNAFASELAFQKVRTKRLLKEHGLPTPEWIVHAPDQSALHETETALTWPVVVKPNAQGSSVGISIVYHPDEFAAGVEEALCYDSVVLIENYIAGTEWTVSVFEDVALPPIRIQPGERFYDYEAKYHSPATTYEVVTTEDEVSSSLKTAALQACRLIGTAGLARVDLMLDETGQPWILEVNTLPGLTERSLAPKAAAAIGWSYEDLCERICDCAIGGEPQTDPTT; this is encoded by the coding sequence ATGGACGTCATTGTACTCGCCGGCGGGTCTTCGGCCGAAAGAGAAATCAGCCTGAAAAGCGGAGCGGCCGCTTCCGCGGCGCTGCGTTCCCGCGGACACACCGTGACGGTCTGGGATCCAGCCGAGGTCGATCTGACCAACACCGCCATCGCGCCGCATCAGCTCGTGTTCATCGCGCTGCACGGCACGTTTGGCGAAGACGGTCAACTGCAGCGACTGCTCGAACAGCGGAAAATCCGCTACACCGGCAGCAACGCCTTCGCGTCCGAGCTGGCCTTTCAGAAAGTGCGAACCAAAAGACTCCTGAAAGAGCACGGACTACCGACTCCCGAATGGATTGTGCATGCCCCGGATCAGAGTGCACTTCACGAGACGGAGACAGCTCTCACCTGGCCGGTGGTCGTCAAGCCGAATGCCCAGGGGTCGAGCGTGGGGATCTCCATCGTCTATCACCCCGATGAATTCGCGGCGGGGGTCGAAGAGGCGCTCTGCTACGATTCGGTTGTCCTTATCGAAAACTACATCGCCGGAACCGAATGGACGGTTTCCGTGTTCGAGGATGTCGCGCTCCCGCCCATTCGAATTCAGCCGGGAGAACGATTCTACGACTACGAAGCGAAGTATCATTCCCCCGCCACCACGTATGAAGTCGTAACGACAGAGGACGAAGTCTCCAGTAGCCTGAAAACGGCTGCTCTGCAGGCCTGCCGATTGATTGGCACTGCGGGACTGGCTCGGGTCGATCTGATGCTTGACGAGACGGGGCAGCCGTGGATTCTTGAAGTCAACACCCTGCCCGGCCTCACGGAACGAAGCCTGGCGCCGAAAGCAGCCGCGGCGATCGGCTGGAGTTACGAGGATCTTTGCGAGCGGATTTGCGACTGTGCAATCGGCGGCGAGCCGCAGACCGATCCGACTACGTGA